From Hippocampus zosterae strain Florida unplaced genomic scaffold, ASM2543408v3 HiC_scaffold_376, whole genome shotgun sequence, one genomic window encodes:
- the LOC127595054 gene encoding LOW QUALITY PROTEIN: beta-1,3-glucan-binding protein-like (The sequence of the model RefSeq protein was modified relative to this genomic sequence to represent the inferred CDS: substituted 3 bases at 3 genomic stop codons), protein MIILIVSLAGAAEHLVFEDNFDSLNLSNWAHDITMSGGGNWEFELYDNNRSTSFVRDSALHIHPVLLEDRIGEAKVRGGYRMDMWGGGDSDRCTGNRFYGCERISDGAHILNPVQSALLKSKRAFKYGRFEIRAKLPKGDWLWPAIWLLPKEAXYGGWPASGEIDIMESRGNLNYPNGGVESFSSTLHWGPDFFSNRYDKTHAEHKHSAPLSDDYHVYGLYWDANQMYTYLDNDTNRVLXLKVNXSFWERGQFEDGRDNPWQGGSKAAPFDQSFYLILNLAVGGTNGYFPEGVGSKPWSNNNEFASRDFYNAKGQWFSTWTQDFMVDWVKVYHLTPTQGADQ, encoded by the coding sequence ATGATAATCCTGATTGTATCCCTGGCCGGGGCAGCAGAGCACTTGGTGTTCGAGGACAACTTCGACTCCCTCAACCTCAGCAACTGGGCCCATGACATCACCATGAGCGGCGGCGGCAACTGGGAGTTCGAGCTCTACGACAACAACCGCTCCACCTCCTTCGTCAGGGACTCTGCCCTCCACATCCACCCCGTCCTCCTCGAGGACAGGATCGGAGAGGCCAAGGTGCGCGGCGGCTACCGCATGGACATGTGGGGCGGCGGAGACTCAGACCGGTGCACCGGCAACCGGTTTTACGGCTGCGAGCGGATTAGCGACGGGGCGCACATCCTCAATCCGGTCCAGTCGGCCTTGCTCAAGTCTAAGAGGGCCTTCAAGTACGGGAGGTTCGAGATCAGGGCCAAATTGCCCAAGGGAGACTGGCTCTGGCCAGCAATCTGGCTGCTTCCGAAGGAGGCCTAATACGGAGGGTGGCCCGCCAGTGGTGAGATCGACATCATGGAATCGAGGGGCAATCTCAACTACCCTAACGGAGGTGTCGAGTCTTTCTCCTCGACCCTGCACTGGGGCCCCGACTTCTTCTCGAACAGGTACGACAAGACCCATGCCGAGCACAAGCACTCGGCCCCCCTCTCTGACGACTACCACGTCTACGGACTGTACTGGGACGCCAACCAGATGTACACCTATCTGGACAACGACACCAACCGCGTGCTGTAGCTGAAGGTCAACTAGTCTTTCTGGGAGCGTGGGCAGTTTGAAGACGGTCGGGACAACCCCTGGCAGGGCGGGTCCAAGGCTGCGCCTTTCGACCAGTCCTTCTACCTGATCCTCAACCTGGCAGTGGGCGGCACCAACGGCTACTTCCCGGAAGGCGTGGGGAGCAAGCCTTGGTCCAACAACAACGAGTTCGCGTCCAGAGACTTCTACAACGCTAAGGGTCAGTGGTTCAGCACCTGGACCCAGGACTTCATGGTCGACTGGGTCAAGGTCTACCACCTCACTCCCACTCAGGGCGCAGACCAATGA